The genomic stretch AACACCGGCCTGCTGCGCAAGCGCCTGGAGCCCATCCAGATCATTACGGGCAATGGGTCGAATGCGCATTACATCTCTCCTTCATCAAGCGCATCGATGGCGCTTGGCAGGGTTAACGGCGCCGCCAGCACCGCCCGCCCCTCTTCTACGCCCAAGCGCTCCGCGTGCTGCGGGGAGAGCATCAGCTGTCCCGTGGGCGAGAGCGCATAGCGCGCGACGATACAGCGGAAATCGCTCAGCGTTTGATTGGCGATCATCGCCGGTTCGGCATCCGGCAGCGCGTGCTCGGGGCGTATCCGCACCGGGTGCCAGGCCGCGCGGCGGAACGTTTCCAGGCGCTCGCGTTCGGCTTTGACGATGGGGCCCGCATCGAAAATATCCACATGCCGGGAGCGCACGAAGCCCTCGGCCAGCATTTCGGCCAGCGCCTCTTCGTGGGCCGGGTGCTCGCGGCCAATCGCGGCGCGGGCCTGGGGCGTGAGTAGCGGTAAGTAGAGCGGAAACTGCGGCATCACTTCCGCAATAAAGCTTTTCGAACGCACGCCCGCCATGTGATTCATCTCTTGAAAGCTGCGGGCAAAGAAGTGGCGGCCCACGCTCTCCCAAAAGGGGGACTCGTTCTGGCTATCCAAATAGCCGGGAAAAGCCACCGCCAGAATCCGCGAGAAGCGCTCCGGGTACTGGGCGATAAACATCAGCCGCGCCCGGCGCAGCAGGCTCTCCGCGCTGGTGCCTTTGTAGCGTGGGTTGAGCGACAGCGCGCAAAGCAGCGTGGCATCCGAGGCTTCATGAGACAGCGCCAGCGTTTGCACTTCACGGCGCACGTTAAGCTGCTGAGAGGCGTGAATCAGCGTCTCTTGGCGGTAGGTGTAGTAGGCCTCGGCGGCCCCCGCCTGGGCACGGATGGTGGCCGTGCCCAGCACGTCGTTGCGGCTATCGTCCGCCAGTACGAACATATAGTGCTCGTTACCGGGAAACTCGATCTCGCTGGCGAATGCCTCCTGGGAGCGCACAATGCGCTCCTCAAGGCGTTCACGGTTGGCGGGCAGGTTGGTCAGCCGTGGCACCGCATGCTCTGCCAGCTGCTCCAAGGCGGGAAGGTCAGCCAGGGTGACCGGTCGGATTACCAACATGTTCAGCGCCCCCTCTTGTGTGACTTGCGCTCTACTCATGCGCTGGCGACAAGTCGCTCGATGGCACGTTCTAGGCGCGCCATGCCTTCGGCAATATCCGCTTCCGGAATCACCAATGACGGCGCCATACGCAGCACGTTGGGCCCCGCGATGAGCGCCATCACGCCCTCTTCAATCGCCAGCGGCAGAATATCCTTGGCGCGGCCTTCGAAGGCATCCGACATCTGGGCCCCCATCAGCATGCCCATACCACGGATCTCTTTGAAGACGCCGTGCTTGCGGTTGATGGTTTCCAGGTGCTCGCGGAACAAATCGTGGCGATGTTTGACACCTTGCAGTACCTCCGGCGTATCGATGAACTCGACCGCCGCTAGCGCTACCGCTGAGGCCAACGCGTTGCCACCGTAAGTAGAGCCGTGGGTACCAATGGCCAGCGATTTGGCGATAGCGTCGGTGGTCAGCGTGGCACCAATCGGGAAGCCGCCGCCCAGGGATTTGGCGCTGGTGAGAATGTCTGGCGTGATACCGAAGTTCTTGTAGGCGTAGAGTTCACCGCTACGGCCAACGCCGGTTTGCACTTCATCGAAAATCAGCAGCGCGTTGTGCTCGTCACACAAATCGCGCAGGCCCTGCAGGAATTCCTGAGTAGCGGGAACGATGCCGCCCTCGCCCTGCATCGGCTCGACCATGATGGCGCAGGTGTCGTCGCCCACGAGCTTACGCACGCTCTCCAGGTCGTTGAAGTTGGCGTGCAGAATGCCGCCCGGTACCGGGCCAAAGCCTTGAGAGTACTTGGGCTGGCCGCCTACGCTGACGGTAAAGAACGTGCGGCCATGGAACGACTGGTAAAACGAAATGATTTTGTCTTTATGCTCGCCGTAGTGGTCGACCGCCCAGCGGCGTGCGAGCTTCAGCGCGGCTTCGTTGGCTTCACCGCCGGAGGAGCATAAAAAGACCTTATCGGCGAAGGTTCGCTCGGTCAGGGTTTTGGCCAGTTTGAGCGCCGGTTCGTTGGTGAATACGTTGGAGAGATGCCAAAGCTTTTCGCCCTGCTCTTTCAGCGCATTGACCAGCACCGGATGGCAGTGACCCAGGGAGTTCACCGCAATACCGCCAGCGAAATCGATGTACTCGCGGCCTTCTTGGTCCCACAAGCGGCTCCCTTCACCACGTACCGGAATAATCTGCTGCGGCGCGTAGTTAGGCGCCATGTAGTGGTCGAAGTCTTGACGGTTCGGGGTGTGGCTCATGGGACAGTACCTCCAGTGGAGTAAGCGATTGAATCAGTATACGGGGGGCGTAGGACGCCCTGCTTTCAGTATTGGGACGGTAAATTATGAATAGAGACGTGTGCATTTACATCTAAGTACTGGCTCGCATCTCCTTGAAGAATGACTAAAGCGCCCCATTGTCATTAGTAGGGCATTCACTAGTGCCTTGTGGAGCGGCACGGACATTTTTGACCCAAGGAGCTGAACCATGAAGATCGATCTACGCGGCAAGCATGCCATTATCACCGGATCTACCGCCGGTATCGGCTATGCCATTGCAGAAGGACTGGCCAACGCGGGCGCAGAAATAGTCGTTACCGGGCGCACGCAGCAGCGGGTGGATGATGCCATCGCTGCCCTAAAAAAGCGCCTTCCCGAGGCCCGTGCGACCGGGGTAGCCGCCGATCTAGGTACTGCAGAAGGGTGTCAGGCTCTGATTGACCAGCAGCCCAAGACCGACATCCTTATCAATAACGTAGGCATCTTTGGCCCACAAGACTTCTTCGAGGTAGATGACGCCACTTGGCAACAATTCTTCGATGTTAACATCATGAGCGCGGTTCGTTTGTCGCGTCATTACGCCAAGGGCATGCGTGAGCGCGATTGGGGCCGCATCCAGTTCGTGTCCAGCGAATCCGGGATCAACATTCCCAGCGAAATGGTTCACTACGGCATGACAAAGTCTGCGCTACTGTCCATTTCACGAGGATTGGCAAAAGTATTGAGTGGCACCCAAGTCACGGTCAACGCTATTCTTCCAGGACCCACGCGCTCAGAGGGCGTGTTGAACATGCTCAGCGACATCGCTCAGAAAGAGGGTATCTCGCAGCAGGAAGTAGAAGTGCGTTTCGTCAAAGAGAACCGTCCGTCGTCGATCATTCAGCGCTTGGCGACGCCCGAAGAAGTCGCCCACATGAGCGTCTATGCAGCCTCGCCACAAGCCAGTGCCACTACCGGTGCCGCGCTTCGCGTAGAGGGCGGCATTGTGGATACGCTGACGTAAAGCGTTATCCGAGCCGTTCCTCTCTCGGCGTCATACCGAAATGGTGGCGATAGGCGGTTGAGAAGTGAGCCCCTGAAGAAAACCCAGTGGCAAAGGCAATATCACCGACGGCCCGGTCGCTCTCACGCAGCTGTTTGCGTGCTTCCTGCAAACGCAGGTCGAGGTAGTAGCGGCTGGGCACCGCCTGCAAGTACTTCTTGAATAATCGCTCCAACTGACGCCGGGAGATCCCCAAATGCTCGGCCAGTTCCAACGTCGAGAGCGGCTCTTCAATATTAGCTTCCATGAGAGTCACCGCATCTACCAAGCTCTGGGGCGCGTGGCCCAAACGGTTGCGCAGCGGCACGTGCTGGCGCTCATCGGCCAAGCGAATACGGTCGCAGACGAACTGTTCGGAGACCTGCTCGGCCAGGCGCGGGCCGTGATGCTTGCCTATCAGCGTTAGCATCATGTCCATTGCAGCGGTGCCGCCCGCGCAGGTCAGGCGGTCGCGATCAATTTCAAACAGCTGTTGGGAGAGCGTCACCTGGGGATAGGCTTGGGCAAAGGCGTCAAAACGCTGCCAAGGCAGGGTGGCGCGATAGCCTTCCAGCAGCCCGCAGCGGGCGAGCACCTCGGTGCCTCCAGCCAAACCGCCGATAGCAACGCCGCGCCCCTGGTGGCTACGCAGCCACTCATTGAGTTTAGGTGGCAGCGCGTAAGGCAGCGGCGTGGGCGCACACACAAACAGCAGATCCAGCGGGCCAAGGGGCCCCCCTAGTGCGTGCTGCGCAATGAGCGAAAGCTGCGCGCCGCTGCGCACGGGTTCGTCATCCAGGCTGAGGGTCAGGGTGTGATACAACATCTGGCCGCTCAGCTGGTTGGCCATTTGCAGCGGCTCAATAGCGCTGGCGTGAGCCAACAGCGAAAACCCCGGCAGCAGCACAAACGCCACCCGCCTGCGGTTGCTAGGGGGTGGCGTTAACGTACTGGAGTGCATGTGGGTTCGCTGTACTGCCTATTGCGATGCATGAAAACCGCCGCTGGCTAACTGGGTCATTTGTGTTACCAACATCTTACCCAATTGTGCCACTGAAGGCAGCGCCTGCTGTCGCTATCTCAAAAAAGGCGTCGCAAGGCTATAGCGAGTGCGTGTTACCTGTTCTCTTCCGCGTCTGAGAGCGTCGTTTGGTTATCGATAATCTGGTAATCGCTCTCGCGATACTCATCGGCAGACGCTTCGATCTCATCGCTACCGTAGTCGGTATTGACGACCAATTGCTCCCCCTCGCGCTGCATCTCTTTTACGGGAAGCGCTACGTCGCTCGCGCCAAAACCCCAGATGCCGCCAATCGAAACAATCGCAAACAACTCACCGCTCTCTTGGTGACGGGCGATGTGCTGGATTTCCCCTACTTCATCACCCTGCTGGTTAGCGACGCTCATGCCTTCCAGGTCCCGAGCGCGCTCCGCCATCAGCGAATTGCCCTGATCGCTTTGCTGAACATCTTCCTGCACAACTTGCTGATTCTGCTGCTGCGCTGGCTGCCGTTCTTGATCGCGCCCTTCGTTACCCCGGTTAACCTCTACCTCAGCATTGTCGGCCTGCTCAATGGTGACCTCTGGCTCGCCGCGCTGCTCAACGGTGACGTTCGGCTCCGCCTCCTCCACCGTCACTTCCGGCTCGGGCTGCTCAATGGTCACTTCGGGCTTAGGCTGCTCAATGGTGACGTCAGGTTTTGACTGCTCAACCTTGATGTTGGGTGACTCCTGCTGAACCTGAACATCCGCGGGCGCTTGGTCAACCGTGACATCCATTGTCTCGCTGCCATCTTGGTTTTGGCCATCTTGCCGCTGCTGCTCGGCCACATCGTTCTGCTGCTGTTGCGACATGTTCCGTGTGGTCGAAGGATCGGTGTGATCATCGTTTTGCGCGAGGGCAATACCTGAGAGGCTAGCGCATACCGTGCCCATGGCGACTGCGAGTGCTGTCCGTTTCATGCTCGTTCTCCGTTTACTGACGTGCATCGTTTCTAAAGCACACTTTGTGCTGAAGTACACGTTGCACACTAGTTAAGCACGGCGCATCGAGGCAAGATGAAACGGCACACAACCGCTACGTTGTACCTAAATTAACGGACATTTAGCAGAAGATGGGCACAAAAGCTGACAAACATTAAACACAGGCACCCCTAGTGACCGCCATGGAACGTTCGCTGCCACAGGCCTGAAACGCATATCGCCGGGCCACAGGCCCGGCGATATGCGCTGCAACAACGACGTCTCAGCCGCCGCTGTTGCCCACTCCCAGCATGACAATACCCGCCACGATGATCCCCATCACTATGATGATCAGCGGCAGCATGTTGTGCAGCCCGTTAGCGGATTTCTTCGCTTCTGGCTGCTGCTGAGGTTGCGAGGTTTCGAAATCTTCGGGTAAGCGCTCGCTCAACACGTGCTCTTTCTCTTCTTCCGGGGTTTTGCTTTCTCGGGTATCCATACGGCACCTCATCCAGTCCGGTCGATGATCAACAGCGCGGCGGCCAGCGTTACCCGTCGCGCGTCGCCTTATAGCGTCACGACATCGAATTCCACGTCCGGGTTCACATCGGCGTCGTAATCCACGTCGTTACGCTCGAAGCCAAACAGCTTCAAAAACTCATGCTTGTAACCAGCATAGTCGGTAATGTCGAAGAGGTTGTCCGTCGTGACTTCCGGCCACAGGTCTTGGCAGGCTTTTTGAACGTCGTCGCGCAGTTCCCAGTCGTCCAGGCGCAGGCGGCCTTGGTCGTCGGTAACCATGTCGCCGGGCTCACCGGAGTAAAGCCTTTCGCCGAACAGGCGGTTCAGCTGATCGATGGTGCCTTCGTGCAGGCCCTGCTCTTTCATGATGCGGTAGACCATGGCGATATACAGCGGCATGACCGGAATCGCGGCGCTCGCCTGGGTCACCACGGATTTCAGCACGGCCACGTTGGCACCGCCGCCGCTCTCTTTGAGCTTGGCATCGATGGCGGACGCTGCGCGGTCCAGGTCCTCTTTGGCTTTACCCAGAGCACCGTGCCAGTAGATCGGCCAGGTAATTTCGGTGCCGATGTAGCTAAAGGCCACGCTGCGTGCGCCTTTGGCGAGCACGCCCGCGTCATCCAGAGCGCTCATCCACAGTTCCCAATCTTCGCCGCCCATCACGGTGATGGTGTCGTCGATTTCTTGCTGGGTGGCCGGTTCCACTTCGGCTTCGATGATGGCGTCTTTGTTGGTATCGATCGCCGTGGCGCGATAGGTTTCACCAATCGGCTTCAGGCTGGAGCGCTTCAGCTCACCGCTGTCAGGCAGTTTGCGCACGGGAGACGCCAGGGAGTAGACCACGAGATCAATCTCACCCATGTCCTGCTTGATCAGCTCGATGGCTTTTTCCCGCGCTTCGTGGGAGAACGCATCGCCGTTGATGGACTTGCTGTACAGACCTTCCTGCTTGGCAAATTTATCGAAGGCCGCGCTGTTGTACCAGCCCGCCGTGCCCGGCTTTTTCTCGGTGCCCGGCTTTTCGAAAAACACGCCCAAGGTGTCGGCGCCATAACCAAAGGCGGCGGTAATACGCGCTGCTAGGCCGTAACCGCTAGAGGCACCGATCACCAGCACTTTCTTCGGGCCTTGGCGTTTATCCAAACCACGGGCGCGGGTCGCTTCGATCTGCTCGAGAACGTTCTGCTCGCAGCCTTTCGGGTGGGTGGTGGTGCAGATAAAGCCACGCACTTTCGGTTTAATGATCACATTGGACCCCTTCATCAGATGAGTATTGCGTTCGGCACGGCAGTGCCGAGTTACCAATGAGGGGTATTCTAGCGGTCTCGGCGCGCCCTGTCCGCTCTTGAGCTTCTTCGCCATTCGCGGCAGGATAGCGGCCTGCCCACCACTTGCCGACGAGACCTTTGATGAATGCACAGCAGCTAGTCGATGAGCGAGGCGATCTGTGGCTTGCCCTGGCCCCGCTCTGGCTTGATCGCGAACCCAGCGAGCGCGACTACGCCCGTATGATCGAAGTGATCGAACAGCACCAGATGTCGCTCAAGGAGTTGGAGTGGATGCTGCGTCTAGAGCTGGCACCGGTCATGTCGCGCCACCAGCTCTCGGTCGCCAGCGAGTGGCGCAAGTTCGACGATTATAAACTGATGAAGCAACTCGTGAGCCACAACATGAAGCTGACCGGCTGGCGACGCAAAAGCTGGGCACTCTTTTCAGGGCTGACGACCATGATGGTGCGTCACCGTTGGAACGAGCTGATGCAGCGTCTGGTGGTCGCCCGAGGTGAGGTGTAGCGCGTCACGTCGTGAGGCTTACTCTTTGTCCAGAGCGGCCTCCAGGGCCAAGCGCAGCGTCAGCCCGCGATCTTTGGGGCCAAAACGAGCCACCACCTTGCCATCGCGCCCCACCAAGAACTTGGTGAAATTCCACTTCACGGCCTTGGTTCCCAAGATCCCCGGCGCCTCTTGCTTGAGCTGAACGAACAGCGGATGGGCATCGTTGCCGTTGACCTTCACTTTCTCCATGAGCGGAAAGCTCACGCCAAACTGCTGCTCGCCAAAGGCGCAAAACGCTTCGGCACTTTCAGGAGACTGACGGCCAAACTGGTTACAGGGGAACCCCAGCACGGTAAAGCCGCGATCTCGGTACCGCTGGTAAAGCCCTTCGAGCTCTTTCAACTGGGGGGTAAAACCGCACTGACTGGCCACATTGACCACCAGCAACACCTGTCCGCGCAGCGCGCGAAGGTTGAACGGCTTACCTTGGTGGGTATAACAATCCTGCTCGTAAATCGTCATCGCCAGGCCTCTAGAATGCCTTTACCAGCATGCGCCTTACCTTGCCACGGCAACGGTAACGACACCAGCATGGAGATTAAATGATGGGCCCTGCCACCACCCGCAGCGCCAGCGCGATCAGCAGCACACCGGTGAGGCGGTTAATCCAGTGGGCGCGGCGCTGCAGCCAGGGCAACACCCGCGAGTGAGACAACCCAACGGCCACCAACACGTACCAGCCACCATCAATCATAATAGCCGTGGCGACGATAATCGCCTTGGCCAGCAGACTCATGTCCGGCGTGACGAACTGGCTTAACAGCGCAACGAAAAAGATGATCAGCTTTGGGTTACCCAGTGCCACCAACACGGCCTCTTTGGCTGCCTGGCGCGGCGTGGTGACCACAGCGTTCGGCGACAGTGCGCCGCCTCGGCCCGCCCGTAACGCTTTGACTCCCAACCACGCCAAATAGGCCGCGCCACACCAGGTAATGATGTGAAACAGTTCGGGAAAGCGCACCATGACCGCGCCTAATCCCAAGACCGTCAGCAACGCGTAAACTCCGACACCCAGGGCATGGAAGATGGCTGCCGTTACGCCCGGCACACGGCCACCTCCCAAGGTGTGGCGCAGCACCAGCGCAAGGCTTGGTCCGGGCGACATGGCCCCCATCGCACAAATGGCAGCCAGCGAAAGCCAAAGGGTCAGCGGCATGGTGTCCTCCCTGAAACGTCATGGAACAAGCGTGCCAGTATACGCCAGCGCTGGCCTCTTCGGCGCTCGTCCTAACGTCGGGAGTGGCCGCAACACCTCGCAGCACCGCATTAACGTGTCAGACGCTTAAATAACGCTGTTAGCATGGTACGCTGTTGGGTAAAATTTTCCCCTTTTTGAACACGATGACGCCTGCCATGCAGGCGGTTCATGGCTAATAAAGGACTTCAATATGGGTAGGGCGTTTCAAAACCGTAAGGAATCCATGGCCAAAACGGCCGCTGCGAAAACCAAGGTGTACAGCAAGTATGGGCGTGAAATCTACGTCTGTGCCAAAGCTGGCGGTACGGACCCCAACGGTAACCTCGCGCTGCGTGGATTGATGGAGCGCGCCAAGAAAGATCAGGTGCCGTCCCACGTGATCGACAAGGCCCTGGACAAAGCCAGCGGCGCAGGCGGTGAAGATTTCTCCCCGGCGCGCTACGAAGGCTTTGGCCCCGGCAACGCCATGGTGATCGTCGACTGCCTGACCGATAACCCCAACCGCACCTTTGGCGACGTGCGCGGCTGCTTCACCAAAACCAAAAGCAAAATCGGCACGCCGGGCAGCGTGAGCCACATGTTCGACCACTGCGCGATCTTCTCTTTCGCTGGTAGCGATGAAGAAACCGTACTGGAAGCGCTGATGGAAGCCGACGTGGACGTGACCGATATCGAACAGGAAGAGGGTCGCATCACCGTCTTTGCGCCGCATACCGACTACGCCAAAGCCAAGCAGGCACTGTTGGATGCGCTGGGTGAGATCGACTTCGAGGTCGACGAAATCCAGTTCTTGCCACAAACCACCACGCCCATCGAAGGCGACGACGTGGCGATGTTTGAAAAGTTTCTGGGCATGCTCAACGAGCTGGACGACGTCCAGAACGTCTTCCATAACGCGGAACTGCCGGAAGACGAGGCTTGAGCCGCTAGTCGCTCAACGCATCCCTCGGCACGAAGATCCACCCTTCCGCCGCTGGCATCTCTGCCGGCGGCCACGCAATCTGCGCAGGCGCCTGCTCGAGACTCCAGGCAAGCAGGGCACAAAAGCAGGCGTCCTGGCTATCCTGCTGCTTCGGCGTTGGCTGATGCAGCAGGGTAACGACGGTCTCGGGTGCGCGAACCCTCTCTAGCAACGCGGCAAACGCTACCGAGCGTTTCGCCGGCGACGGATACCCCTCGACAGCCAACAGCTCCCCCTGCTCGCTCGTCCACTGGCCACACTGCACGCGATGGGGCGCAAAGCGCGCCAGCACGTGCATGCCCTTGGTGGCCTGGCTACCAATCATGTCCTTGATCGGAGAGAGCGGCGTCACCCCACGAGCAAAGAGCCAACGCTCCGTTTGGCGATACAGGTAGGGATTGTCCTGCGAGCGGCCCAGGGCATCGACGGGCTGACCCTGAGCGAGGGCCAGCAGTGCTTGGGGAAACGCCAAGGGCGTGTCGATGGCCATGACGACCCGTTCTTGGCCACTGGCCGTGATTTGGCACAGCGCCAACAAGCGATTCAACAGGTCACGAGTCGAGCTCGCGTCGTTGAGCGTTTGGCGTAGATTGCCCCGCCAGGGCGTGCCCAGCAAGGTTAGCGACTCGTCCAGTACGACCAGCGCATCGCGGCTGGCGGGATTGTGGTCGCAGTTCCAGCCGCCCACATCCCATCCAAGATATAGGGTGGTCGTCGTCATTAGCTGGCCGCGCCTTTGGCATCGAGTGCCGCATCGGGCGGTAGCAGCGCGGGAGTGACGCCTGCCGCACTCAGTACCGCCTTGCCACGCACCGTCAAATCGGTAATGAAGAGAAACTGCTGACGCGGGTCTACCGGATACGCGCGAATACGGTAGTGAGTTCCCCAGGGTTTCTCTTCGGCGACCACGACAATCGGCTCGTCGAACTTCAAATAAGCGCTGGTCAGCGCGACATCGCGCAGCGCTTTGCGCACCCAACCCGCCTCGTGCTCGGGGTGTAGATAAAAACTCGCCACGCACTGAAGGCTGGTGCCACCGTTATTGGCGTTATAGATCGCCGAATCCCACAGCTTCAAGTGTGGTACGGCGACCAAGTCATCATCGGGAGTCTGCACTTCCACCGTGCGCATGCCAACGTGTTTCACCTCACCGTACGTGCCTTCGATATTGACCCAGTCGCCGGGGCGATAAGGCAGCTCCACCGCCGAGACGACCCCAGCGATAAGGCTGCTCACATAATCTTTCAGCGCAAAGCCAATGGCCAAGCCAATGGCACCCAGCAGAGTGACCATATTGCGTAGCGACGGCTCAATGATGATCGGGACGGCGATGGCCAGCGCAACGATCAGAATGATCAGCCGCGTCAGCGGTACCAGTGCAAAGACGCGGAAGCGCACTTGACCATGCAGCCGATTGGCCAGCCAGTTGAGACCACGCTGACTGGCAATGATCAACAAGATCGTACTACCTAAAATGATGCCCAGCGTGATCAGCGCTTGACTGTCCATCTCGTTAAACAGTTTGGCGTACTGCCCTTGATCGTCCATCTACGCTCCTTAAAGCGGGTCTACCAGATAATTACGCGACTCTAGCAGTTGCCGTACGCTGGCATAGCT from Halomonas meridiana encodes the following:
- a CDS encoding arginine N-succinyltransferase, translating into MLVIRPVTLADLPALEQLAEHAVPRLTNLPANRERLEERIVRSQEAFASEIEFPGNEHYMFVLADDSRNDVLGTATIRAQAGAAEAYYTYRQETLIHASQQLNVRREVQTLALSHEASDATLLCALSLNPRYKGTSAESLLRRARLMFIAQYPERFSRILAVAFPGYLDSQNESPFWESVGRHFFARSFQEMNHMAGVRSKSFIAEVMPQFPLYLPLLTPQARAAIGREHPAHEEALAEMLAEGFVRSRHVDIFDAGPIVKAERERLETFRRAAWHPVRIRPEHALPDAEPAMIANQTLSDFRCIVARYALSPTGQLMLSPQHAERLGVEEGRAVLAAPLTLPSAIDALDEGEM
- a CDS encoding aspartate aminotransferase family protein, producing MSHTPNRQDFDHYMAPNYAPQQIIPVRGEGSRLWDQEGREYIDFAGGIAVNSLGHCHPVLVNALKEQGEKLWHLSNVFTNEPALKLAKTLTERTFADKVFLCSSGGEANEAALKLARRWAVDHYGEHKDKIISFYQSFHGRTFFTVSVGGQPKYSQGFGPVPGGILHANFNDLESVRKLVGDDTCAIMVEPMQGEGGIVPATQEFLQGLRDLCDEHNALLIFDEVQTGVGRSGELYAYKNFGITPDILTSAKSLGGGFPIGATLTTDAIAKSLAIGTHGSTYGGNALASAVALAAVEFIDTPEVLQGVKHRHDLFREHLETINRKHGVFKEIRGMGMLMGAQMSDAFEGRAKDILPLAIEEGVMALIAGPNVLRMAPSLVIPEADIAEGMARLERAIERLVASA
- a CDS encoding SDR family NAD(P)-dependent oxidoreductase; the encoded protein is MKIDLRGKHAIITGSTAGIGYAIAEGLANAGAEIVVTGRTQQRVDDAIAALKKRLPEARATGVAADLGTAEGCQALIDQQPKTDILINNVGIFGPQDFFEVDDATWQQFFDVNIMSAVRLSRHYAKGMRERDWGRIQFVSSESGINIPSEMVHYGMTKSALLSISRGLAKVLSGTQVTVNAILPGPTRSEGVLNMLSDIAQKEGISQQEVEVRFVKENRPSSIIQRLATPEEVAHMSVYAASPQASATTGAALRVEGGIVDTLT
- a CDS encoding GlxA family transcriptional regulator; protein product: MHSSTLTPPPSNRRRVAFVLLPGFSLLAHASAIEPLQMANQLSGQMLYHTLTLSLDDEPVRSGAQLSLIAQHALGGPLGPLDLLFVCAPTPLPYALPPKLNEWLRSHQGRGVAIGGLAGGTEVLARCGLLEGYRATLPWQRFDAFAQAYPQVTLSQQLFEIDRDRLTCAGGTAAMDMMLTLIGKHHGPRLAEQVSEQFVCDRIRLADERQHVPLRNRLGHAPQSLVDAVTLMEANIEEPLSTLELAEHLGISRRQLERLFKKYLQAVPSRYYLDLRLQEARKQLRESDRAVGDIAFATGFSSGAHFSTAYRHHFGMTPREERLG
- a CDS encoding PRC-barrel domain-containing protein, whose product is MKRTALAVAMGTVCASLSGIALAQNDDHTDPSTTRNMSQQQQNDVAEQQRQDGQNQDGSETMDVTVDQAPADVQVQQESPNIKVEQSKPDVTIEQPKPEVTIEQPEPEVTVEEAEPNVTVEQRGEPEVTIEQADNAEVEVNRGNEGRDQERQPAQQQNQQVVQEDVQQSDQGNSLMAERARDLEGMSVANQQGDEVGEIQHIARHQESGELFAIVSIGGIWGFGASDVALPVKEMQREGEQLVVNTDYGSDEIEASADEYRESDYQIIDNQTTLSDAEENR
- the fabV gene encoding enoyl-ACP reductase FabV yields the protein MIIKPKVRGFICTTTHPKGCEQNVLEQIEATRARGLDKRQGPKKVLVIGASSGYGLAARITAAFGYGADTLGVFFEKPGTEKKPGTAGWYNSAAFDKFAKQEGLYSKSINGDAFSHEAREKAIELIKQDMGEIDLVVYSLASPVRKLPDSGELKRSSLKPIGETYRATAIDTNKDAIIEAEVEPATQQEIDDTITVMGGEDWELWMSALDDAGVLAKGARSVAFSYIGTEITWPIYWHGALGKAKEDLDRAASAIDAKLKESGGGANVAVLKSVVTQASAAIPVMPLYIAMVYRIMKEQGLHEGTIDQLNRLFGERLYSGEPGDMVTDDQGRLRLDDWELRDDVQKACQDLWPEVTTDNLFDITDYAGYKHEFLKLFGFERNDVDYDADVNPDVEFDVVTL
- a CDS encoding glutathione peroxidase, coding for MTIYEQDCYTHQGKPFNLRALRGQVLLVVNVASQCGFTPQLKELEGLYQRYRDRGFTVLGFPCNQFGRQSPESAEAFCAFGEQQFGVSFPLMEKVKVNGNDAHPLFVQLKQEAPGILGTKAVKWNFTKFLVGRDGKVVARFGPKDRGLTLRLALEAALDKE
- a CDS encoding LysE family translocator translates to MPLTLWLSLAAICAMGAMSPGPSLALVLRHTLGGGRVPGVTAAIFHALGVGVYALLTVLGLGAVMVRFPELFHIITWCGAAYLAWLGVKALRAGRGGALSPNAVVTTPRQAAKEAVLVALGNPKLIIFFVALLSQFVTPDMSLLAKAIIVATAIMIDGGWYVLVAVGLSHSRVLPWLQRRAHWINRLTGVLLIALALRVVAGPII
- a CDS encoding YebC/PmpR family DNA-binding transcriptional regulator — encoded protein: MGRAFQNRKESMAKTAAAKTKVYSKYGREIYVCAKAGGTDPNGNLALRGLMERAKKDQVPSHVIDKALDKASGAGGEDFSPARYEGFGPGNAMVIVDCLTDNPNRTFGDVRGCFTKTKSKIGTPGSVSHMFDHCAIFSFAGSDEETVLEALMEADVDVTDIEQEEGRITVFAPHTDYAKAKQALLDALGEIDFEVDEIQFLPQTTTPIEGDDVAMFEKFLGMLNELDDVQNVFHNAELPEDEA
- a CDS encoding DUF429 domain-containing protein — encoded protein: MTTTTLYLGWDVGGWNCDHNPASRDALVVLDESLTLLGTPWRGNLRQTLNDASSTRDLLNRLLALCQITASGQERVVMAIDTPLAFPQALLALAQGQPVDALGRSQDNPYLYRQTERWLFARGVTPLSPIKDMIGSQATKGMHVLARFAPHRVQCGQWTSEQGELLAVEGYPSPAKRSVAFAALLERVRAPETVVTLLHQPTPKQQDSQDACFCALLAWSLEQAPAQIAWPPAEMPAAEGWIFVPRDALSD
- a CDS encoding mechanosensitive ion channel family protein encodes the protein MDDQGQYAKLFNEMDSQALITLGIILGSTILLIIASQRGLNWLANRLHGQVRFRVFALVPLTRLIILIVALAIAVPIIIEPSLRNMVTLLGAIGLAIGFALKDYVSSLIAGVVSAVELPYRPGDWVNIEGTYGEVKHVGMRTVEVQTPDDDLVAVPHLKLWDSAIYNANNGGTSLQCVASFYLHPEHEAGWVRKALRDVALTSAYLKFDEPIVVVAEEKPWGTHYRIRAYPVDPRQQFLFITDLTVRGKAVLSAAGVTPALLPPDAALDAKGAAS